A window of Acidobacteriota bacterium contains these coding sequences:
- a CDS encoding permease-like cell division protein FtsX produces MEREKSSGALGSLRWMIAEAMRRLWLSKRNTIAATGMIAVALTLLGLFLLVAENLGRAVERQTGATQITVYLEPQASAAEQAAVRALLSSTRETSRFTFVSPEQASERFRESFPQLAALSAELDENPFPGSFEVVIPEEWIDSRGYYEQMAALQQQPGVDEVQLNWEWIARLRSLVRTIRVVGLVFGLALSIAAAFMIANVIRLTIVLYRQEIGIMRLVGATETMVRVPFLIEGLIQGLLGGALAVAILALLFHFGPAWLDPEGALLLAPLFSTFLPPLVIGAMLAAGSAAGLAGSWAAVSKREE; encoded by the coding sequence TTGGAACGGGAGAAAAGCTCGGGCGCGCTCGGATCGTTGCGCTGGATGATCGCCGAGGCGATGAGGCGGCTGTGGCTGTCGAAACGAAATACGATCGCTGCAACGGGGATGATCGCCGTGGCGCTGACGCTTCTGGGCCTCTTCCTTCTCGTGGCGGAAAATCTCGGCCGGGCAGTCGAGCGGCAGACGGGCGCGACCCAGATCACGGTGTACCTCGAGCCCCAGGCCTCGGCCGCCGAGCAGGCTGCCGTGCGCGCGCTGCTGAGCTCGACTCGTGAGACTTCCCGGTTCACCTTCGTGTCACCGGAGCAGGCGAGTGAGCGGTTCCGCGAATCCTTTCCGCAGCTCGCCGCGCTGAGCGCGGAGCTCGATGAGAATCCGTTTCCCGGATCCTTCGAAGTGGTGATTCCGGAGGAATGGATCGATTCACGCGGCTACTACGAGCAGATGGCGGCGCTCCAGCAGCAACCGGGGGTGGATGAGGTGCAGCTCAACTGGGAGTGGATCGCGCGGCTCCGCAGCCTTGTGCGGACGATCCGAGTGGTCGGGCTCGTATTCGGCCTCGCGCTGAGTATCGCCGCAGCGTTCATGATCGCCAACGTGATCCGGCTGACGATCGTTCTCTATCGTCAGGAGATCGGGATCATGCGACTGGTCGGTGCGACCGAGACGATGGTTCGCGTTCCTTTTCTCATCGAGGGTCTGATTCAGGGGTTGCTCGGCGGTGCTCTGGCCGTGGCGATCCTGGCGTTGCTGTTTCATTTCGGCCCGGCGTGGCTCGATCCGGAGGGCGCTCTGCTGCTGGCTCCGCTGTTCTCGACCTTCCTGCCGCCACTCGTGATCGGCGCGATGCTCGCCGCCGGAAGCGCCGCCGGGCTGGCCGGGAGCTGGGCCGCCGTGAGCAAGAGAGAAGAGTGA
- a CDS encoding PDZ domain-containing protein produces MKTIRTVSLLLASIAITAAAHAQDGELARLLRFPDIHEEMVTFVNGGDIWLAASSGGVATRLTSHAGLELFPKFSPDGRWIAFSAQYDGTRQIYVMPTAGGTPRQLTFYNDIGNLPPRGGFDYQVLDWAPDGKSILFLAHRLPWGERMRRHYTIDFDGGMEAPLEIPQGSGGMYSPDGTQVVYTPIEREYRTWKRYRGGRAQDVWVWDIPSSTVRQVTSSPATDNQPVWVRNRIYFTSDRDGHLNLWSSEADGGETQVTHHDTWDALWPSAGPDQIVYENGGYLRKYDVRSGTDEIIPIRLRGDFEATLPRVVDVGDRIQSVSPSPTGVRAVVEARGEIFTVPAEKGEPRILTRTPGVREHSPSWSPDGSTIIYLSDRSGEYEIWTRPADGSGEEKQLTRDGDTWRYAPMWSPDGRRIAYSDRRARLKVLDTATGRTIEIDMGRFSDITDYQWSGDSRWLTWTNESENTLSSVWVYSIAAGTKHRLTSEDTDEANPVFDPEGRYLYFLSNRDFNLTFSDYEFTYLFTDARRVYVGVLAKDGPALLLPESDEEPVTGDEQDDSEESDEEPDPPAGAPKPVRIDPDGFENRVRAIPGSPSNYRALSATTKGPVYIQGGALKRYDIDVRKEETILEGIQAYEISRDGQKVLYRAGPNYGIVAMAPGQKSADGRLELDELETMTDPRLEWRQEYRDAWRTFRDWFYDENMHGVDWEAMYDKYEPLVSHIAHRSDLDYILGELGGELNAGHVYVQSAPSDAIDRTDHGLLGAEIVADPSGYFRIEKIFPGENWQADFRSPLTEPGVDVNEGDYIIAVDGVSTRTVKNFYELMRHTADRVVALEVSSRPSPAGARTEQVRPIAHETNLRYLDWVQGRRRYVDEQSNGRIGYIHLPNTAVEGTRELFKYFYPQARKDALVLDARYNGGGFIPAQMIELLERPVLSYWVRRDIEPFMTPGFAHTGPKAVLVNGYSSSGGDAFPYYFRKRGLGPVIGTRTWGGLIGISGNPQLMDGGGVLVPTFRFLDPEGYWAVENTGVAPDIEVVDRPDLEAQGIDPSLDTALEYLLNELEENPPTELVIPAPPAEPDMYPDGSRR; encoded by the coding sequence ATGAAAACCATCCGTACCGTTTCCCTTCTCCTCGCATCGATCGCAATCACCGCCGCGGCCCATGCACAGGACGGCGAACTTGCGCGACTCCTCCGCTTTCCCGATATTCATGAGGAAATGGTCACATTCGTGAACGGCGGAGACATCTGGCTGGCAGCCTCGTCAGGGGGCGTTGCCACGAGGCTGACTTCTCACGCCGGTCTGGAGCTTTTTCCGAAGTTCTCGCCCGACGGACGATGGATCGCGTTCAGCGCGCAGTACGACGGAACACGTCAGATTTACGTGATGCCGACAGCTGGTGGAACACCCAGACAGCTGACCTTCTATAACGACATCGGCAACCTTCCTCCCCGAGGAGGCTTCGACTATCAGGTGCTCGACTGGGCTCCCGACGGCAAGTCGATCCTTTTCCTTGCGCATCGACTCCCCTGGGGTGAGCGGATGCGCCGGCACTACACGATTGATTTCGATGGCGGGATGGAGGCGCCCCTCGAGATCCCTCAGGGGAGCGGCGGGATGTACTCTCCCGATGGCACCCAGGTGGTTTATACGCCGATCGAGCGCGAGTATCGGACGTGGAAGCGGTATCGCGGCGGACGTGCACAGGATGTCTGGGTATGGGACATCCCGAGCTCGACCGTCCGTCAGGTGACCTCGAGCCCCGCCACCGACAACCAGCCCGTGTGGGTTCGGAATCGGATTTACTTCACTTCCGATCGTGATGGCCATCTCAATCTCTGGTCCTCGGAGGCCGACGGAGGCGAAACTCAGGTCACGCATCACGACACATGGGACGCGCTCTGGCCCAGCGCCGGACCTGACCAGATCGTCTACGAAAACGGTGGCTACCTTCGAAAGTACGACGTTCGATCCGGCACCGACGAGATCATCCCGATTCGCCTGCGCGGTGATTTCGAGGCGACTCTCCCGCGCGTGGTCGACGTCGGCGATCGAATCCAGAGCGTCTCCCCCTCTCCGACAGGAGTGCGTGCCGTCGTCGAGGCACGAGGGGAAATCTTCACGGTTCCCGCCGAGAAGGGGGAACCGCGAATCCTCACCCGGACACCCGGCGTCCGCGAACACTCCCCCTCGTGGTCGCCCGACGGATCAACGATCATCTATCTCAGCGACCGCTCCGGCGAGTATGAGATCTGGACCCGACCGGCGGACGGTTCCGGCGAGGAAAAACAGCTGACCCGTGACGGGGACACCTGGCGGTACGCCCCGATGTGGTCGCCGGATGGACGCCGGATCGCCTACTCCGACAGACGTGCTCGTCTGAAAGTTCTCGACACGGCGACGGGGCGAACCATCGAGATCGACATGGGTCGCTTTTCCGACATCACCGACTACCAGTGGTCGGGGGACAGCCGCTGGCTGACATGGACCAACGAGTCGGAAAACACGCTCTCGAGCGTCTGGGTTTACTCGATCGCCGCCGGCACGAAGCACCGCCTCACGAGCGAGGACACCGACGAAGCAAATCCCGTCTTCGATCCCGAAGGGCGATATCTCTACTTCCTGTCGAACCGGGACTTCAATCTGACGTTCAGCGATTACGAGTTCACTTACCTCTTCACCGACGCGCGGCGGGTCTACGTCGGCGTGCTCGCCAAGGACGGGCCGGCGCTTCTGCTCCCCGAGAGCGACGAGGAGCCGGTGACGGGCGACGAGCAGGATGATTCCGAGGAATCCGATGAAGAGCCCGATCCCCCGGCTGGCGCGCCGAAACCGGTCCGGATCGATCCCGATGGATTCGAGAATCGGGTCCGCGCCATCCCCGGCTCCCCCTCCAACTATCGCGCTCTCTCCGCGACGACCAAAGGGCCAGTCTACATTCAGGGTGGCGCTCTGAAGCGTTACGACATCGACGTGCGAAAAGAAGAGACGATCCTCGAGGGCATTCAGGCGTACGAGATTTCGCGTGACGGGCAGAAGGTCCTCTACCGAGCGGGTCCGAACTACGGAATCGTCGCGATGGCGCCGGGACAGAAGTCTGCCGATGGGAGGCTCGAGCTCGATGAGCTCGAAACGATGACCGATCCGAGACTCGAATGGCGACAGGAGTATCGCGACGCCTGGCGGACGTTCCGCGACTGGTTCTACGACGAGAACATGCACGGCGTCGACTGGGAAGCGATGTACGACAAATACGAGCCGCTCGTTTCCCACATCGCTCACCGGTCAGACCTCGACTACATCCTCGGTGAGCTCGGGGGCGAGCTGAATGCCGGACATGTTTATGTGCAGAGCGCGCCCTCCGATGCCATCGATCGAACCGATCACGGTCTGCTCGGAGCCGAGATCGTCGCCGACCCTTCCGGCTACTTCCGCATCGAGAAGATCTTCCCGGGCGAGAACTGGCAGGCGGATTTCCGCTCGCCGCTGACCGAGCCGGGGGTCGACGTCAATGAGGGCGACTACATCATCGCGGTTGACGGAGTTTCCACCCGGACGGTGAAGAACTTCTACGAGCTGATGCGGCACACGGCCGATCGGGTCGTCGCGCTCGAGGTGTCCTCACGCCCGTCGCCGGCCGGCGCACGAACCGAACAGGTACGCCCGATCGCTCACGAAACGAATCTCCGCTATCTCGACTGGGTCCAGGGCCGGCGCCGCTACGTCGACGAGCAATCGAACGGACGGATCGGCTACATCCATCTTCCCAATACCGCCGTCGAAGGTACCCGGGAGCTCTTCAAGTACTTCTATCCGCAGGCACGCAAGGATGCCCTCGTCCTCGATGCCCGCTACAACGGCGGCGGGTTCATCCCTGCGCAGATGATCGAGCTGCTCGAGCGCCCGGTGCTCAGCTACTGGGTCCGACGCGACATCGAGCCATTCATGACGCCCGGCTTCGCGCACACGGGTCCGAAAGCCGTCCTCGTCAACGGGTACTCTTCCTCCGGCGGCGACGCATTCCCCTACTACTTCCGCAAGCGCGGGCTCGGCCCGGTCATCGGAACGAGAACCTGGGGAGGCCTGATCGGGATCTCGGGCAATCCTCAACTGATGGATGGCGGCGGCGTGCTGGTACCGACGTTCCGCTTTCTCGATCCTGAAGGTTACTGGGCCGTCGAGAATACGGGCGTCGCTCCCGACATCGAAGTCGTCGACCGTCCCGATCTGGAGGCGCAGGGAATCGATCCGTCTCTCGATACCGCGCTCGAGTACCTGCTGAACGAGCTCGAGGAGAATCCGCCGACCGAGCTCGTCATCCCCGCTCCTCCTGCCGAGCCGGACATGTACCCGGACGGGAGCAGAAGATGA
- a CDS encoding efflux RND transporter periplasmic adaptor subunit yields MKLNEKYQELSPHARRVTIAIVSVLALAIALVLFAKPLVSWFSLEPMGDEASEATEVRAGDFSVDAALRPDPPRQKGNTMLLTILDPEQKPVEDAEVEVTYLMPAMGAMAEMRGEADVREKGDGRYEAAFDLPMGGSWTLTVDIRSEAGAGQARYNLTVGTAGLVALDGAGGASNGPTFTFPAETLEELRRAFASYEKARALLAADRIGGVALHADSIARALERAGQTTPGSASEVSQCLADGAIAANRLAAASTIDEARAQFAELSRFLMSLGASDRRLQEGWHVFACPMISGFNKWMQTAESTSNPYMGTAMESCGSESEWGDALTGAVADRHAHGGDAAYYTCSMHPSVKQDQPGTCPICSMDLTPVTHEELESGIIRVDPVRTQKIGVRIVEVSRRPLTDTVRAVGRTTYDESNVRDVTLKLSGWIEKMYVNETGQAVRRGQALLALYSPELYAAQQEYLLALQSQRTARETGAPDRADYLVRASRQRLKLWDFSDRQIDQLASKGQPLERVPIYSPYSGYVVSKEVNEGAAVQAGQRILRIASLDNIWVEADVYESDLGKVRTGQPVTVKLPYVPGKTYQGEISYIYPWLDPATRTGRIRIELPNRNLELRPEMYADVEVQIGGGESTLAIPASAVLDTGRRQIVFVDLGEGRFKPKSIQVGDKRGNWYQVLSGLNEGDRIVSSANFLISSESRIRSAEQFWGSDDEAE; encoded by the coding sequence ATGAAACTGAATGAAAAATATCAGGAGCTCTCGCCGCACGCGAGAAGAGTCACGATCGCGATCGTTTCGGTCCTGGCTCTGGCCATCGCTCTCGTGTTGTTCGCAAAACCACTCGTCTCGTGGTTCAGCCTCGAGCCGATGGGAGATGAGGCATCGGAAGCGACCGAAGTCCGTGCGGGAGATTTCTCCGTCGACGCCGCATTGCGGCCTGATCCACCTCGCCAGAAGGGAAACACAATGCTTCTGACGATCCTCGATCCGGAACAGAAGCCGGTGGAGGATGCCGAGGTCGAGGTCACGTATCTGATGCCGGCGATGGGCGCGATGGCTGAAATGCGTGGCGAGGCCGATGTCCGGGAGAAGGGCGACGGCCGGTACGAAGCGGCGTTCGATCTGCCGATGGGTGGCTCCTGGACGCTGACGGTCGATATCCGCTCTGAAGCGGGGGCGGGTCAGGCCCGTTATAACCTAACGGTAGGCACCGCCGGCCTCGTCGCGCTTGATGGAGCCGGGGGAGCGTCGAACGGTCCCACGTTCACCTTCCCTGCGGAAACACTCGAGGAGTTGCGACGAGCGTTTGCGTCGTATGAGAAGGCGCGGGCACTCCTGGCGGCCGACCGCATTGGCGGAGTCGCCCTCCATGCCGACTCGATTGCACGAGCTCTCGAGCGGGCCGGTCAGACCACCCCGGGATCAGCTTCCGAGGTGAGCCAGTGCCTCGCGGACGGAGCGATTGCCGCGAACCGTCTGGCCGCGGCCTCGACGATCGATGAGGCGCGAGCGCAGTTCGCTGAGCTGAGTCGATTTCTGATGTCTCTCGGTGCGTCCGACAGAAGGCTTCAGGAGGGGTGGCACGTGTTCGCCTGCCCCATGATCAGTGGATTCAACAAGTGGATGCAGACAGCCGAGTCGACGTCGAACCCCTACATGGGAACCGCGATGGAATCGTGTGGCTCGGAGTCCGAGTGGGGCGACGCGCTCACCGGTGCTGTGGCGGATCGGCATGCGCACGGAGGGGACGCGGCTTACTACACGTGCTCGATGCATCCGAGTGTCAAGCAGGATCAACCAGGTACTTGCCCCATCTGCAGCATGGATCTGACTCCGGTCACACACGAGGAGCTCGAGAGCGGCATCATCAGGGTCGATCCCGTCCGCACACAAAAGATCGGGGTGCGTATCGTGGAGGTCAGTCGAAGGCCGCTCACTGATACCGTCCGTGCCGTCGGGCGCACGACGTACGACGAAAGCAACGTCCGCGATGTGACACTGAAGCTGAGCGGCTGGATCGAAAAGATGTACGTCAACGAGACCGGACAGGCGGTTCGGCGGGGACAGGCGCTTCTCGCGCTGTACAGCCCCGAGCTCTATGCGGCGCAGCAGGAGTATCTTCTCGCGCTGCAGAGTCAGCGGACGGCTCGAGAAACAGGAGCTCCGGATCGGGCGGACTACCTCGTGCGAGCATCCCGGCAGCGGCTGAAGCTGTGGGATTTCTCCGACCGCCAGATCGACCAGCTCGCCAGCAAAGGCCAACCGCTCGAAAGGGTTCCGATCTACTCACCCTATAGCGGCTATGTGGTGTCGAAAGAAGTGAACGAAGGAGCTGCCGTTCAGGCGGGCCAGCGAATCCTCCGGATTGCGTCGCTCGACAACATCTGGGTCGAGGCAGACGTGTATGAATCAGATCTGGGCAAGGTCCGCACGGGTCAGCCTGTGACGGTGAAGCTGCCGTATGTTCCCGGCAAAACGTACCAGGGCGAAATCTCCTACATCTACCCCTGGCTCGATCCGGCCACACGCACCGGTCGCATCCGGATCGAGCTTCCGAACCGGAATCTCGAGCTCCGGCCGGAGATGTACGCCGATGTCGAGGTTCAGATCGGCGGAGGCGAATCGACTCTCGCCATCCCGGCATCAGCAGTACTCGACACGGGCAGACGACAGATCGTGTTCGTCGATCTCGGTGAGGGACGGTTCAAGCCGAAGAGCATCCAGGTCGGCGATAAGAGGGGCAACTGGTATCAGGTGCTGAGCGGGCTGAACGAAGGAGACCGTATCGTCTCTTCCGCGAACTTCCTGATCTCGTCCGAGAGCCGGATCCGATCGGCCGAGCAGTTCTGGGGGAGTGACGATGAAGCCGAGTGA
- the ftsE gene encoding cell division ATP-binding protein FtsE: MRGEGKRYGWFSWALLRGLFGGANDNRRRRVEIGSSGRRRGPVESRVGAARGVSRRPHICRSYRISFSRVIHFYHVSKRFDRYRTALSDVSFQLDKGEFAFLTGPSGAGKSTLLKLILKQFDPTEGQIIVNGRNLATVKGRSLPFFRRGIGMVFQDFKLIDRMSVFENLAFVMTVIGVPRKEQRERAYRVLRQVGLQHRLNALPQQLSGGEQQRVALARALVNDPEVLIADEPTGNLDPELSREIIEIFVEANLRGSTILVATHDPSLIRHTGRRQLRLDDGHLVEQRTTRREPAQEQQSPFMADR, encoded by the coding sequence ATGCGAGGAGAAGGGAAACGGTACGGATGGTTTTCATGGGCTCTCCTGAGAGGTCTGTTCGGCGGCGCTAACGATAACAGACGGCGAAGAGTCGAGATCGGGAGCTCGGGTCGTCGAAGGGGGCCCGTTGAGTCCCGAGTTGGGGCGGCGCGAGGTGTCTCGAGGCGCCCGCACATCTGCCGGTCATACCGAATATCATTCAGCAGGGTGATTCACTTCTACCATGTGTCGAAGCGGTTCGATCGGTACCGGACGGCGCTGAGCGACGTCAGCTTCCAGCTCGACAAGGGAGAGTTCGCGTTTCTGACGGGACCGAGCGGCGCGGGAAAATCGACACTTCTGAAGCTCATTCTGAAGCAGTTCGATCCGACCGAGGGGCAGATCATCGTCAACGGTCGCAATCTGGCGACGGTCAAAGGACGCTCGCTGCCGTTCTTTCGACGAGGAATCGGCATGGTGTTCCAGGACTTCAAGCTGATCGACAGGATGAGCGTGTTCGAGAATCTTGCGTTCGTCATGACGGTGATCGGTGTTCCGCGGAAGGAACAACGGGAACGGGCATACCGGGTGCTGCGGCAGGTAGGGCTGCAGCATCGGCTGAACGCGCTTCCGCAGCAGCTCTCGGGCGGCGAGCAGCAGCGCGTCGCGCTCGCGAGAGCCCTCGTCAATGACCCGGAAGTTCTCATCGCGGACGAGCCGACGGGAAACCTCGATCCGGAGCTCTCGCGCGAGATCATCGAGATTTTCGTCGAGGCGAATCTGCGAGGTTCCACGATACTCGTGGCGACGCACGACCCTTCCCTGATCCGTCACACGGGACGAAGACAGTTGCGGCTCGACGACGGGCATCTGGTCGAGCAACGGACGACGAGAAGAGAGCCCGCGCAGGAGCAGCAGAGCCCGTTCATGGCGGATCGTTGA
- the hemL gene encoding glutamate-1-semialdehyde 2,1-aminomutase — protein sequence MAKKSDQLFERAQKVIPGGVNSPIRAFKALNGTPHFIETGQGSRFFDADKLQLIDCIGAWGAMILGHAHRYVVEAVKKAAVRGFAYGAPTESEIELAEMIVGAVPSVEMVRLVNSGTEATMSAIRLARGITGRSKILKFDGCYYGHLDSLLLKSSEGDDMRGLPDSAGIPPEFAELAVSVPFNDPEQVGRAFDRFGDQLAAVIVEPVAGNMGCVPPQPGFLEKLRSVCDGKNTLLIFDESTTGFRVSWGGAQELYGVQPDLTILGKIIGGGLPIGAYGGRNDLMNHVAPVGDVYQAGTLSGNGLSVAAGISTLSILKNGPVYRDLEQRSKEFEETVLKLAENYGIPIRLNRVGSMWTMFFAEEPVTDLVSARKSNLKFFDRFFQLMLGEGVHLPSSQFESAFFSSAHARKDIQQICERINLVFKRMSKEFEDDLMRW from the coding sequence ATGGCGAAAAAGTCGGATCAACTGTTCGAACGCGCGCAGAAGGTGATTCCCGGAGGGGTGAACTCACCGATTCGCGCCTTCAAAGCTCTCAACGGCACCCCTCATTTCATCGAAACGGGGCAGGGCTCGAGATTCTTCGATGCAGACAAGCTCCAGCTGATCGACTGTATCGGCGCCTGGGGGGCGATGATCCTCGGGCATGCCCACCGATACGTCGTCGAAGCGGTGAAGAAAGCCGCGGTTCGCGGATTCGCTTATGGCGCTCCGACCGAATCGGAGATCGAGCTCGCGGAGATGATCGTCGGTGCGGTCCCTTCGGTCGAGATGGTCCGGCTCGTAAACTCCGGCACCGAGGCGACCATGAGCGCGATTCGTCTCGCGCGCGGGATTACGGGGCGGTCGAAGATCCTCAAGTTCGACGGGTGCTACTACGGTCATCTCGATTCGCTCCTTCTGAAGTCGAGCGAAGGTGATGACATGCGAGGTTTGCCGGACTCGGCGGGGATTCCGCCGGAATTCGCGGAGCTCGCAGTGTCGGTTCCCTTCAACGATCCCGAGCAGGTGGGCCGCGCGTTCGATCGATTCGGAGATCAGCTGGCCGCGGTCATCGTAGAGCCGGTCGCCGGGAACATGGGTTGTGTTCCTCCACAGCCGGGGTTCCTCGAGAAGCTTCGCTCGGTCTGCGATGGGAAAAATACTCTCCTGATCTTCGACGAGAGCACCACGGGATTCCGTGTTTCGTGGGGAGGTGCCCAGGAGCTGTATGGGGTCCAACCGGATCTCACAATACTCGGGAAGATCATCGGCGGCGGGCTGCCGATCGGAGCCTATGGCGGCCGAAACGATCTGATGAACCATGTTGCTCCGGTGGGGGACGTCTATCAGGCCGGGACCCTCTCCGGGAACGGACTCTCGGTTGCCGCCGGCATCTCGACCTTGAGCATCCTGAAAAACGGGCCGGTCTACCGGGATCTCGAGCAGCGTTCGAAGGAGTTCGAGGAAACCGTCCTCAAGCTCGCCGAAAACTACGGGATTCCGATCCGCCTGAACCGCGTCGGCTCGATGTGGACGATGTTCTTCGCCGAAGAGCCGGTGACCGACCTCGTGAGCGCGAGAAAGTCCAATCTCAAGTTCTTCGACCGCTTTTTCCAGCTGATGCTCGGCGAGGGAGTTCATCTGCCGTCGTCCCAGTTCGAGAGCGCATTCTTCTCGTCGGCGCATGCTCGGAAGGACATTCAGCAGATCTGCGAACGGATCAATCTCGTCTTCAAGCGAATGTCGAAGGAGTTCGAAGACGACCTGATGCGCTGGTGA
- a CDS encoding TolC family protein, whose product MKRSVMAAALVALIAIFTTAEAQQAVFDPDMLATRDILERNELVLSVLQRNPDIEAARQALRAAEQRIIQAGALDDPMLMSSIAPLSIGGSDRFGARIEGRQRLPFPGKRKLRTDIARAKSAVAQNDLESLRLQLALITSTLYDEYYLVERSLEITREHIALLGELKESAEAQYVVGRASQQDPLQAEVELTHLVHQEIILATDRREIIARLNELLHRAPAADLPSPPRQLLASEIEIPDREMLQALALERQPVLEAASARLEAERAGIELARLDFYPDFDLMGSYNSMWMSTEHQYMVGVGINLPVWREKRRAAVREAEAEAESVENEIASIKDEIMSEVERAWLEIAEARHVIELYSDRLLPAARDQVAAAHAGFIADRNSFVAVVEAEKNLRSVELRYEEAIAALMTATSRLERAVGLQPTELTREITHETE is encoded by the coding sequence ATGAAAAGATCAGTTATGGCAGCGGCCCTCGTGGCCCTGATTGCCATCTTCACAACGGCGGAGGCCCAGCAGGCGGTCTTCGATCCGGACATGCTGGCGACGCGGGACATTCTCGAGCGAAATGAGCTCGTGCTTTCCGTGCTGCAACGGAATCCGGATATCGAAGCCGCGCGGCAGGCGCTCCGTGCCGCCGAGCAAAGGATCATTCAGGCCGGGGCCCTCGATGACCCAATGCTGATGAGCTCCATCGCTCCTCTCAGTATCGGGGGCAGTGATCGGTTCGGTGCGAGGATCGAGGGACGACAGCGTCTTCCTTTTCCAGGAAAACGAAAACTTCGTACCGACATCGCACGCGCCAAGTCAGCCGTCGCACAGAATGATCTGGAATCCCTCCGTCTCCAGCTCGCGCTGATCACCTCGACGCTCTACGACGAGTACTACCTGGTCGAGCGGTCGCTGGAGATCACCAGGGAGCACATCGCGCTCCTGGGGGAGCTGAAAGAGAGTGCGGAAGCACAGTATGTCGTCGGCCGGGCATCGCAGCAGGACCCGCTTCAGGCCGAAGTCGAGCTGACTCATCTCGTGCACCAGGAGATCATCCTCGCCACCGATCGTAGAGAGATCATTGCGCGGCTCAATGAGCTTCTTCATCGCGCACCCGCCGCCGATCTTCCTTCTCCGCCTCGACAGCTCCTCGCTTCCGAGATTGAAATTCCGGACAGAGAGATGCTGCAGGCGTTGGCGCTGGAGCGGCAGCCGGTGCTCGAAGCCGCGTCTGCGCGCCTGGAGGCGGAACGGGCCGGTATCGAGCTGGCGCGGCTCGACTTCTATCCCGACTTCGATCTGATGGGCTCCTACAACTCGATGTGGATGAGCACCGAACACCAGTACATGGTGGGAGTGGGCATCAACCTCCCGGTGTGGCGCGAGAAGCGGCGCGCTGCCGTGCGCGAAGCCGAGGCGGAGGCCGAGAGCGTCGAGAATGAGATCGCGAGCATCAAGGACGAGATCATGAGTGAAGTGGAACGGGCCTGGCTGGAAATCGCTGAGGCCCGCCACGTCATAGAGCTCTACTCAGATCGGCTGCTGCCTGCTGCTCGCGATCAGGTCGCAGCGGCCCATGCCGGATTCATTGCGGACCGAAACAGCTTCGTCGCCGTCGTCGAAGCGGAAAAAAACCTGCGGAGCGTCGAGCTCCGATACGAAGAGGCGATCGCAGCGTTGATGACAGCCACCTCGCGCCTCGAGAGAGCCGTCGGCCTCCAACCTACGGAGCTGACGAGGGAGATCACCCATGAAACTGAATGA
- a CDS encoding MEDS domain-containing protein, whose product MVKTRTSEGSVRLGIEPELFARPGDHVAYLWENDAEFERGVRFLDVGLKEGDACVVFGHEEANEKVLAILRRKIDVDTALEHGNLVVIGGESAGEATLDNIGRQFKRLLDQGAKSVRLLGNLGWGRSGWPTDTDMLAFESKVTGAIRDLPCVVVCMYDVRSLSGQIVVHGAFETHPLTFCRNVLRENPHHVPIEEFLASLKP is encoded by the coding sequence ATGGTCAAGACACGCACCTCTGAAGGAAGCGTTCGACTGGGAATCGAGCCGGAGCTTTTCGCACGTCCTGGCGACCACGTCGCCTATCTCTGGGAAAACGACGCGGAGTTCGAACGGGGAGTCAGATTTCTCGATGTGGGACTGAAAGAGGGAGACGCGTGCGTCGTTTTCGGCCACGAAGAGGCAAACGAAAAGGTTCTCGCGATCCTGCGCAGGAAGATCGACGTCGACACCGCTCTGGAGCACGGCAATCTCGTCGTGATCGGAGGGGAATCCGCGGGCGAGGCTACTCTCGATAACATCGGACGCCAGTTCAAACGCCTCCTCGATCAGGGGGCGAAGTCAGTCCGACTTCTCGGCAACCTCGGCTGGGGCCGGAGTGGCTGGCCTACCGATACCGACATGCTCGCTTTCGAAAGCAAGGTCACGGGCGCGATCCGCGACCTCCCCTGTGTCGTTGTATGCATGTACGATGTCCGTTCTCTGTCGGGTCAGATCGTCGTCCATGGCGCTTTCGAAACTCACCCGCTGACCTTCTGCCGCAACGTCCTGCGCGAGAATCCCCATCACGTCCCGATCGAAGAGTTCCTCGCATCTCTGAAACCGTAG